The Camelina sativa cultivar DH55 chromosome 16, Cs, whole genome shotgun sequence sequence TGGTGGTAAGGTTAATTGTTATTTACATTTCTTTGATAATCATTGAAATTCgtattaattttcaattttatatttggtttgttGCATCTGTTTGCTTTGAAGGAGGCTCTGAAGTattcaaccaaaattttaaacaaccaaCACAATGATATTACATTAGAGAATATTATTCTAGATATCAGATGCTGGACCAACAAGTTTCACAAAATTcagtttattttttacaaagagataaTGGATAATATTactcatatttcttttctttttttgttcggATTTTTTTCATTGCCATCATGGCTTATGAACCAATTGTATcttgattttatacatttattgATATAactggaccaaaaaaaaaatatttggttgttGTCACATGTCAACTCAGAGACACAAACGGAATGCACCGTGTCTCCTATTCATTAATTACGATTCATATTACTAGAATTATTGAAAAATACACACACACTAATCACcctttttaaattaaaacaatggTATTGATTGGTGAACTTATACAGAATATTACAAGTGGTAAAGCTTTGAATTTTTACCgatcacaaaaactttaccaaaaactttattaaaagttttactcTCAGCTTTTCGGTACAGTTTTCATGTACAactttttcttacaattttgcACTATTCCGTAACAGCTTACAGCTTCAACTTACAACTTTTCTGTATACATTTGGCTACGTTACCAATCGCACTtaatatacaaataataaaaactttttatCACGATAAAAGTCAAAAACCACTTGGGAATGTTAATAAATCCGCTGACGGTTCGGTGGTCTAGCCTAGCCATATATAGTTGGAGACTAATATCTTAATGTAAAAGTTTGTTTTAAATTCAGGAGATTAATTACCACAATCAGTATTGTTCCAAACTATAGATGTCATGTGTAATTTAAAAACTTAGGGATCctaattcatataattttttaaaacttttattgtgttacaaaatataatcaAGCATATTCTTATTTCATCACTTAAACATTCTAAAAGAACGGGACATAACCACTATCTTTGTGATTTCATGATCCGACTCAATATAATcaccatttacatttttaagtGTTGTGAATCACAATTTGTgatctatttcttgttttttttttttttttttNTAACTGAAGCttataaatattgaattttgGTTTCCTCTTTCAGTCAAACAGTCGGATTTCTTTAGTTGCCATTCATCTTATTTTTGTAGGTATCTTTTAGTTTACAAAATGCCTCCATGTTATATAATTCTATAAAGCTCTTATCAGAGTTCATCTATCTATATTAGCTGTATCAtcaattttttactttctccAAAACGGTAAAACCTTACGACAATTAGTTAAAATCTGGCTCACAGTTTACAATTGTAACTGGAAttgatattttaaactttatctATAGACCAAAACCATCTGTTTTGAATCGCCTTGAGACCAACAATTAATTAACCAAACCAATGTACGTAACTTTATTGAACGTGCATCTAATTAAACTTTGCTTTAAGAAAGAATCATCAATAATGtatcaataaagaaaaaatatgtatgtCGTATGTACAATATGTTAAAGGAATCATCATATACAATTcagacaataatttttttaaaaagatacactaaataatttttatttggtgcataacttctgttttttttttgggtcatatACACTGTAATCTTATTGCGGGTTACGATACAACGTCAACACTAATACAAATTGATGAGATTACAAACTATAGCCGGATGGGATAAAATGAGAACCGGGAGTTTGTTGTTTATCTTTCAAAATGATGTACAACTCAACCACAAGTGCTTCTTgtgtctttaacaaaaaaaaaaagtgtttcttGTGTTGGATAGTGTGTAATCATACTACATAAACCCATGTAGCTTGTAGTTTTGTCTATAGAAATATTCACTTTTGTAGGACTTGTAGGACAGTCAGAATCAACTAAACAAcactataattttatatatcaaattatatgaCTACTTTAATCAAATACTttggtttctatatatatatatgccatcATAGTTgatctataaattaaaaaaaccaatgACAAAaaattcttatgtttttttgtttggttttgttaaagaatacatatatatatttagttgttattttaatttatacacTCAAATAGAAAGACCAAATGAGAAGTCTAGTAatcatctcctcttcctcctcctacaaccttcttcaccaaacaccttttaaaaaaactttgtggTCTTTACCTACCCCCATCAACAACACCAAGCCCACTCACACACATCCATCACCGTTTAATCTAACGCCGTTTATCATCGTTTCACCAACTCCCTCTCCCGCACCTAACGCCGTTTTCCTTTTGCCGTTGGTTCCTCCAttctcaaaccaaaccaacctcTCTCCCTCTTATAAAaccttcttcctctttcaccATTTCTTCCTCAGCAGCTTCTTCtgctttatttttattcaacaaTCCAATTCGGTTCTCACAAGAATCAAATACTCAGCTGAGAGAGGTAcgtagctaaaaaaaaaatcacagttATGGACCTTCTCTTGTTGGAGAAGTCTCTAATCGCCGTCTTCGTGGCGGTGGTTCTCGCCACGGTGGTTTCAAAGCTTCGCGGCAAGAAATTGAAGTTACCTCCAGGTCCTATGCCGATTCCGATCTTCGGTAACTGGCTACAAGTCGGAGATGATCTAAACCACCGTAACCTGGTCGATTACGCTAAAAAATTCGGCGATCTCTTCCTCCTAAGGATGGGTCAGCGTAACCTAGTCGTcgtctcttcaccaaatctaaCCAAAGAAGTACTCCACACGCAAGGTGTTGAGTTCGGATCTAGAACGAGAAACGTCGTGTTCGACATTTTCACAGGTAAAGGTCAAGACATGGTGTTCACTGTTTACGGAGAGCACTGGaggaagatgagaaggatcATGACGGTTCCTTTCTTTACAAACAAGGTTGTTCAGCAGAACCGTGAAGGTTGGGAGTTCGAAGCAGCGAGCGTTGTTGAAGATGTGAAGAAAAATCCAGATTCAGCTACTAAAGGGATCGTGTTGAGGAAACGTTTGCAGTTGATGATGTATAACAATATGTTCCGTATCATGTTCGATAGAAGGTTTGAGAGTGAGGATGATCCTCTTTTCCTTAGGCTTAAGGCTTTGAATGGTGAGAGGAGTCGTTTAGCTCAGAGCTTTGAGTATAACTATGGTGATTTCATCCCTATCCTTAGACCTTTCCTTAGAGGTTATTTGAAGATTTGTCAAGATGTTAAAGATCGAAGAATCGCTCTTTTCAAGAAGTACTTTGTTGATGAGAGGAAGtgagttctgttttttttttttttttttttttttttttttttttttttttttttttttttttttttttttNtttttaaggatttttttggatattgacaTTGGTGAATTCATTCATGCAGGCAAATTGCGAGTTCTAAGCCTACAGGTAGTGAAGGATTGAAATGCGCCATTGATCATATCCTTGAAGCTGAACAGAAGGGAGAAATCAATGAAGACAACGTTCTGTACATTGTTGAGAACATCAACGTCGCTGGTAACTATTTCTTCCTTGTAGTATACGTAATCAATCCTCTAGACGTCTCTTTACTTGCATACGAAACTGGACATTAGTGTTTTAAGTGTATCCTGTAAATTCGGAATTAGGCTCATCTAGGTTGTTGATTGAAACAGCTATTGAGACAGCTGGTTTGTACAGTTTTGTGATGCTGGTTTCTTGATTGAAACAGCTATTGAGACAACACTGTGGTCGATCGAGTGGGGAATTGCGGAATTAGTGAACCATCCTGAGATCCAGAGCAAGCTAAGGAACGAAATCGACACAGTTCTTGGACCGGGTGTGCAAGTGACAGAGCCAGAGCTACACAGGCTTCCATACCTTCAAGCTGTGATTAAGGAGACACTTCGTCTAAGAATGGCCATTCCTCTACTCGTGCCTCACATGAACCTCCACGAGGCAAAGCTAGCTGGATACGATATCCCAGCAGAAAGCAAAATCCTTGTCAATGCTTGGTGGCTAGCGAACAACCCAAACAGTTGGAAGAAGCCTGAAGAGTTTAGACCAGAGAGGTTCTTTGAAGAGGAAGCGCACGTTGAAGCAAACGGTAATGACTTCAGGTATGTGCCGTTTGGTGTTGGACGTAGAAGCTGTCCAGGGATTATATTGGCGTTGCCTATTTTGGGAATCACTATTGGTAGGATGGTACAGAACTTTgagcttcttcctcctccaggACAGTCTAAAATTGATACTTCTGAGAAAGGTGGACAGTTCAGCTTGCACATCCTTAACCATTCCACAATCGTTATGAAACCAAGGAACTCTTAAAAAtttctgcaaaaagaaaaaaatgacttTTTATAGTGATGCTTGTGAAATCTgttgaatattattattccccatgttttgctttttgtgaGATGTTTTGTGTAAAATGTCTTTAAAATGCTACGATTGCAATAATCTAGTGGTGCCCATTGTTTTAAATGGACATTGATGttatatcaaattcaaaattctcATGATTGTTGAACAATAGTCATATTAATTTGGTGGTTTCTAGGTTCTTCTAACTTCAACAGAAACCTTTTCTAAGCCTGTTAAAAACACTCATTACACAATTTGTTAAAAAAGTTCGATCATTTCTCTATGGGCTAATGGGCTTTATACGGCCCATAGATATCGTACTCCACTTGCGGAGATCACGCAACGGGAAACGAAAACACCAAATTGCAAATGGTGCTCATAAGAAATTTTCGAAATTTCGAGAAGACCGTTCGATGcattgtctttgattttgtttctcttgctTCAATTTGGATCAAAGATCATCGTCTTCAACTCTTCATCGTTCATCAGATTTCCCTAAATAC is a genomic window containing:
- the LOC104749839 gene encoding trans-cinnamate 4-monooxygenase, yielding MDLLLLEKSLIAVFVAVVLATVVSKLRGKKLKLPPGPMPIPIFGNWLQVGDDLNHRNLVDYAKKFGDLFLLRMGQRNLVVVSSPNLTKEVLHTQGVEFGSRTRNVVFDIFTGKGQDMVFTVYGEHWRKMRRIMTVPFFTNKVVQQNREGWEFEAASVVEDVKKNPDSATKGIVLRKRLQLMMYNNMFRIMFDRRFESEDDPLFLRLKALNGERSRLAQSFEYNYGDFIPILRPFLRGYLKICQDVKDRRIALFKKYFVDERKQIASSKPTGSEGLKCAIDHILEAEQKGEINEDNVLYIVENINVAAIETTLWSIEWGIAELVNHPEIQSKLRNEIDTVLGPGVQVTEPELHRLPYLQAVIKETLRLRMAIPLLVPHMNLHEAKLAGYDIPAESKILVNAWWLANNPNSWKKPEEFRPERFFEEEAHVEANGNDFRYVPFGVGRRSCPGIILALPILGITIGRMVQNFELLPPPGQSKIDTSEKGGQFSLHILNHSTIVMKPRNS